Within Halobacterium jilantaiense, the genomic segment CAGGAGCTACTCTACAGCCACCTACCATCACTCACCCACGAGAGACACCCCACTCGAAAGAACGCGAGTACGACTGCAGGCGTGACAGGTAAGATAGCAGTCGCACCGCATCCACGACTGTCGCCGAGTCGTTCTGCTTTCGGGTGTGCGCCAACCGCCACGGCGGCCGGCGACTCCTCAACCTCGTCCGGGACGACCACCGGTACTGCTACACGTGCTTCAGTCGGCTCAAGGACATCCAAGAGCCCACTGAGGAGTGGCGAACCCGGAAGAGCACGCCCCAGAAGATCGCGCTCGACCAAGGCGCATCCTTCGAACAGGCTGCCGGCGGCAGCCTCATCCTCGACGCTACCGCGTGCGGCTACGGGAAAATCATCGATCCAGAGTCAGTCACCGGCTGCCAGTACGCCACCGAACGCGCCACCACAGGCGAAGTCCGCGTCGAACGGGGCGGTGCAGGGCGTTACTACCGCGTCAGCACCCGCGACGCCGCCCGGGAGGCCGGCGTCGACGGCTGGGTGCGGAATCTCCCGGACGGCCGCATCGAGACCGTCTTCGAGGGGGACGAGGCGGCCGTCGAGGCGATGGTCGAGTGGTGCCACGAGGGCAGCTCGGCCGCTAGCTCGACGGCGTCGCGGCCGACTACGAGGGCCCCGAGAGGCTCGACGGCTTCGAGGTCCGCTGGTAGTCCGGACATATCCGGCTAGAACGCCAAGTGGTCCGGTGGCCGACCAGACACCGGGGCACAGCGGACGGGCACGTCCACCACGGACCTTTTAGGGCGGCCGTCGAAGTGGCGGCCATGATACGCAGCGACCGGATGGCGGCGGTCGACCGGAACGCCGAGGCGTTCGGCGTCCCCCGGAAGCAGCTGATGGAGTCGAGTGGCAACGCCATCGCGCGCGCAGTCCGTGACATCGCGGGCCCCGGGGCGAGCGTCGCCGTCGTCGCGGGCCGCGGGAACAACGGCGGGGACGCGTTCGTCGCCGCGCGCTTCCTCGACGACTACGACTTCACTGTCCACCTGCTCGGGCGGCCCGAGTCCATCAACTCGACAATCAGCCGGGAGAACTGGGACGCGCTCCAGACCGGCGACTACGACACCGAGGCCGTGACCGACTCGCGCACTCTCGACCTCGGCGACCCGGACGTCGTCGTCGACGCCCTCCTCGGCACCGGCGTCTCCGGCGCGCCCCGGGAACCCGAGGCGTCCGCCATCGAAGCCATCAACGACTCGGACGCCTTGGTCGTCGCCGTCGACGTACCCTCGGGAGTGGACGCCGACACGGGCGAGACGCCGGGCGTCGCCATCGACGCCGACCGCGTCGTCACGTTCCACGACCTGAAACCCGCGCTCGCCGACCGCGAGGACGTCACCGTCGCGGACATCGGCATCCCGGACGCGGCAGAACTGTTCGTCGGCCCCGGCGACCTCCTCGGCCTGGAACGCGACCCCCGCGGCCACAAGGGCGACTTCGGCCGCGTGCTCGTGATTGGAGGCGGTCCCTACACGGGCGCACCGGCGCTCTCCGCGCAGGCCGCGCTCCGTGCCGGTGCCGACCTCGCGTTCCTCGCCGTGCCGGACGGAGTCGCCGACGCGGTCCAGGGGTACAGCGAGAACCTCATCGTCGACGGCCTCGTCGGCACCCGACTCGTCCCCGAGCACGTCCCCGAGCTGCTGGAGCGCGCGAGCGATGTCGACGCGGTCGTCCTCGGCCCGGGGCTCGGCGACGCGGACACCACGCTCGACGCCGTCGCGGACTTCCTCGCGGAGTTCCAGGGCCGGGCCGTCGTCGACGCCGACGCCCTCCAGGTCGTCCCCGACGTCGACACCGACGCCACGCTCGTCTGCACGCCCCATCAGGGTGAACTCCAGGCGATGGGCGGTCCCAGTGCGGAGGACTGGCGGGAGCGGGCCGACGCGGTCGAAGCGTTCGCCGCCGACATCGGCCACCCACTCCTCGTGAAGGGCGCACACGACGTGGTCTCGGACGGCGAGACGACCCGCGTGAACCGCACCGGGAA encodes:
- a CDS encoding NAD(P)H-hydrate dehydratase, whose product is MIRSDRMAAVDRNAEAFGVPRKQLMESSGNAIARAVRDIAGPGASVAVVAGRGNNGGDAFVAARFLDDYDFTVHLLGRPESINSTISRENWDALQTGDYDTEAVTDSRTLDLGDPDVVVDALLGTGVSGAPREPEASAIEAINDSDALVVAVDVPSGVDADTGETPGVAIDADRVVTFHDLKPALADREDVTVADIGIPDAAELFVGPGDLLGLERDPRGHKGDFGRVLVIGGGPYTGAPALSAQAALRAGADLAFLAVPDGVADAVQGYSENLIVDGLVGTRLVPEHVPELLERASDVDAVVLGPGLGDADTTLDAVADFLAEFQGRAVVDADALQVVPDVDTDATLVCTPHQGELQAMGGPSAEDWRERADAVEAFAADIGHPLLVKGAHDVVSDGETTRVNRTGNPGMTVGGTGDVLAGATAAMLSALDPVSAASVGAYANGTAGDLVVDDHGYGLLATDLVDALPDALWGGEDE